Genomic DNA from Eleutherodactylus coqui strain aEleCoq1 chromosome 8, aEleCoq1.hap1, whole genome shotgun sequence:
GCCCGCGTGAAAGCGCCAATCTTCTAGCAACTTCTCTTATATCTCTCTGCTGAACCTCTGCTATAACTCCTCAAAATACGTGACTAAATTGACATTTAATGTGGAaagtgggtgttaccagttgggggcGTGTCCCTATATAATCCAATCAGCGCTGACCACCAGACTGTAGGGATACGCCCCGTTGACAAGGGGGATTGTTAATACCTAGTCGGTAATACCTCATGGCAGCGCTCACCGTTTCTTCTCTGGACAATCATTCTTTCAGACGTCCCGAACAGTCTGAAGGGGCTTCATCAGGAAGATAACTTTCCCCCAGTCCTCTGTCATCCAATTacacatctggaagaatgattgtctgGAGAAGAGACGGTGAGCGCTACCATGAGTCCCGTGTCATGCCAACTGTACAGAATCTTGCGACCATTCATGGGTGGGGATGCTTTATATCTGAGGGAGTGGACTCACTCACAGCCATGAATAGAGAATGGGATCTAAACATCATCCGGGAGCCACTCCTCCGAAGCCACCCCTCCCGGAGCTAAGCCCCCTAAAGCCACCCCTCCTCGAACCACACACACCCCGAGCCAACCCCCCCGGAGCCACTCCTCCCCGAGCCAACCCCCCCGGAGCCACTCCTCCCCAAGGCATCCCCCCCGGAGCCACTCCTCCCCAAGGCATCCCCCCCGGAGCCACTCCTCCCCAAGGCATCCCCCCCGGAGCCACTCCTCCCCAAGGCATCCCCCCCGGAGCCACTCCTCCCCAAGGCATCCCCCCCGGAGCCACTCCTCCCCAAGGCATCCCCCCCGGAGCCACTCCTCCCCAAGGCATCCCTCCCGGAGCCACTCCTCCCCAAGGCATCCCTCCCCGAGCCACTCCTCCCCAAGGCATCCCTCCCCGAGCCACTCCTCCCCAAGGCATCCCTCCCCGAACCACTCCTCCCCAAAGCATCCCTCCCCGAACCACTCCTCCCCAAGGCATCCCTCCCCGAACCACTCCTCCCCAAGGCATCCCTCCCCAAGGCATCCCTCCCGGAGCCACTCCTCCCCAAGGCATCCCTCCCGGAGCCACTCCTCCCCAAGGCATCCCTCCCGGAGCCACTCCTCCCCAAGGCATCCCTCCCGGAGCCACTCCTCCCCAAGGCATCCCTCCCGGAGCCACTCCTCCCCAAGGCATCCCTCCCGGAGCCACTCCTCCCCAAGGCATCCCTCCCGGAGCCACTCCTCCCCAAGGCATCCCTCCCGGAGCCACTCCTCCCCAAGGCATCCCTCCCGGAGCCACTCCTCCCCAAGGCATCCCTCCCGGAGCCACTCCTCCCCAAGGCATCCCTCCCGGAGCCACTCCTCCCCAAGGCATCCCTCCCGGAGCCACTCCTCCCCAAGGCATCCCTCCCGGAGCCACTCCTCCCCAAGGCATCCCTCCCGGAGCCACTCCTCCCCAAGGCATCCCTCCCGGAGCCACTCCTCCCCAAGGCATCCCTCCCGGAGCCACTCCTCCCCAAGGCATCCCTCCCGGAGCCACTCCTCCCCAAGGCATCCCTCCAGGAGCCACTCCTCCCCAAGGCATCCCTCCCGGAGCCACTCCTCTCCAAGGCATCCCTCCCGGAGCCACTCCTCCCAAGGCATCCCTCCAGGAGCCACTCCTCCCAAGGCATCCCTCCAGGAGCCACTCCTCCCAAGGCATCCCTCCAGGAGCCACTCCTCCCAAGGCATCCCTCCAGGAGCCACTCCTCCCAAGGCATCCCTCCAGGAGCCACTCCTCCCAAGGCATCCCTCCAGGAGCAATTTAATGATGAATAATGCTTTTGGTGAGCAAAACATTTGTATTTTGGGCGCATCACAGGAAACTCCCAGAAATGGCGATAAACGCCAAGCACTAATTAGAAGGAatgggttctcctcagtcaggatttggcccagaagctgttGTCTAGCCTGCCAGGGCGAAGTGCAGTCTTGGAAAATAAGGGTCAACACTAAGTCTGAGCTCACACAAGAGGATCTCGCAGCGTGATGCCTGCGAGAGATACAGGTGTGGCCCGCAGCCTatatgcaatgacattgcatactggcTGCATGCCACCAGTCTTCGTGTACTATCTTGGTATATATGTGCACATAATACGCGCCAAGAAAGAATGTGTGGCTTTTTTTTATTGCGTGTGTATTTTACGCAGTTCGTGAGAgtggcaacatggccgcctatgggagattggtacagcgtattccgcACATGGAATACGCTATACTGACACGCTTGTGTGAGCACGGCTTAAACATGGAGTGTTTGCCTAAACATGATGTATTGGTCAATAAAGGCTTACAAATGTATGAAATGCtctaattgtacttcagtaaccgTAGAAACATCTAACAGATCTAATAACACAGAAGCAGAAAACTTTGTTAAAACCAAAATGTGTCAGTCTGAATAGTTTTGGCCCGGACTGCAGACTATGCTGGTCACTCTGTTCTTGCTATGAAGATGTTTTTAGTCAATGGTTGAAGGAATCGTCGCTTCAGATGTAAAGCCAATAATGAACGCTCCCTTCTAAGTGGTGATCGACGCTCATTTATTATTCACGAGGTGATCAGCATATAGATGGGAGAACAGATCTGAAGGGTCAGAATGAGATTTACAACaggaaaattcctttaatctggcaCCAATGGGACCTGAAAGATACTGGATTATAATCTATGAACCTCATCTGTAGAGATTAAAGCGGGGGTGGGGGGCAGAAAGTGTATTAATCACCGATCCACAGGATTGCATGCGTTAGTATCTGAttggggcgaggggggagacgacacacacacacacccactacCGATCATGAATAGAGGGTCCCAGATGGGAGCAGTTATCACATGCAcatcaccgctccattcatttgttGAGACCACCGGAGATAGTGGAGCACTCAAACCACTTCTGTTTCCTTATTGAACTGGGTGGATCAGCACAAgattactgctccattcattcagagACATTTGTAATTGGTGGAAgtaccagcagtcggacccccaatCAGTTATCCCTTGTCCTATAAATGGGGAATAACTTGTTAATGGACAggtgagagaagtcagttttggTAATACCCCTGTAAAGGGGTTTCCCCAACTCAGCAAATTATGTACAGGGTAGGCAATAACTTGTTGAACAGTGGGAGTATGACTGTTGGGACTCCCACCCACCTAGAGGAGTCGCCCTGAACAGGTCCCGAAATTTTGAGAGCAGTGGTCAAACATATGCGCCACTGcgccatttactttaatgggacTACCGGATTTAGAGTTTAAGTGCGTGGAaaactccagcagtcccattaagGTAAATGGCGCAGTGGTGCGTATTCACATATTCAGGGAGGCGTTGGGGGCTACATCTCtgcatcagtgggggtctcagcagatgGACCTCGTTAATTGGCGAGTTTTCACTATTCTATGGTTAGGGAATAACTTGCCAATATGCAAATCCCCCCCATAAGCGCGTTTCCATAGGTTACATCCTGTAGGCGATTCTACCGAGGTGGCTGAGCGTACGCGGTATCCGTGAAAATAGTCCTGTTGACTGTATTATGGATCAGCGGCAGCGTTCACGTGCCGTCATAATGAACTAATGTGTAAAAAAAGTTTCATTCGTGACATTGTTCGTATAATTACTAAGAAAGCTACAGgattggcgctacacaaataattCGGAACCCTTTCAAGCTAGCATGTAATACTCTGATGCAAAGCAATGGACGGACTACGGTGCAGCGCTTCTTGTGACCGCCCATAACTGACAGGCGAACTCCGGAGATTGTGGTTTACGAGGGTCTCAGCAGCCATGATGAATATGCCATACTGTTGCAATACAGACAGGGAACGCATGGTCGGGTAGTAAGGAGCAATGAGGTCTGAGGGAAGTGTTAAAATGACCATACaatcctggacaaagatggccgcacggcTTCTCggacactgtgcattggtagtctaagacactacatgctggtctgattggccagtagtgttcacatgagcagcactggcaaaTCAAAGCAGCGTGTGAGAGACTAATGATGCCTACTAATACAGTTGGTCAGACaggcggtgcggccatctttgt
This window encodes:
- the LOC136577857 gene encoding basic salivary proline-rich protein 3-like, which produces MGSKHHPGATPPKPPLPELSPLKPPLLEPHTPRANPPGATPPRANPPGATPPQGIPPGATPPQGIPPGATPPQGIPPGATPPQGIPPGATPPQGIPPGATPPQGIPPGATPPQGIPPGATPPQGIPPRATPPQGIPPRATPPQGIPPRTTPPQSIPPRTTPPQGIPPRTTPPQGIPPQGIPPGATPPQGIPPGATPPQGIPPGATPPQGIPPGATPPQGIPPGATPPQGIPPGATPPQGIPPGATPPQGIPPGATPPQGIPPGATPPQGIPPGATPPQGIPPGATPPQGIPPGATPPQGIPPGATPPQGIPPGATPPQGIPPGATPPQGIPPGATPPQGIPPGATPPQGIPPGATPPQGIPPGATPLQGIPPGATPPKASLQEPLLPRHPSRSHSSQGIPPGATPPKASLQEPLLPRHPSRSHSSQGIPPGAI